ATTTTACAGTGTAGTGAATTCAGACTGGATGAGATACATAAATcattaatgtgtgtgtgcgtgtgtgtgtgtgtgtgtgtgtgtgtgtgtgtgtgtgtgtgtgtgtgtgtgtgtgtgtgtgtgtgtgtgtgtgtgtgtgtgtgtgtgtgtgtgacaatTTTGCTCACTGGCTGAGTGTGTCATTTTAGCAGGGAACAGATTacctattgttttttttttgtttgtttttgttagctttGGAAATGGGCggtcagctttttattttttaccacaTATGATGTCAGAAAGACTTTTAAACACTTGTTATGTAGAAGAAAATGGGGTATGGATAAATCCACATTGCTATGAAACATCATGACTTTGGAAATGTAACTCAGCTTGTGGTTATTTAGAGAATGGGAAATGTGAAGTCACTCTAGAGTCGCGTTTAGAGTCATTGATCAAAATCACTTGCGTATGAAGATTTAAGAAGTGTGGAGATCATGTTACACAGCTACTTTTTCTTTGAAGGAGAAGCCAATCTTTAATCACTTTCAGTGTCCACAGTTATCTTTACACTGTCTGTATCCTCGTCTGTAAAACCAAACGTGTATCAAATCCTAATTTGTCACTTAGAGTGTCCACAAATGGCTGTTCCGACATTCTGCGCTGTCCGATCATTCCTCGTCTTTTCACTGGGCAAAAATTAAGCTCGTCTCGCACAGGTGGAGCCACATTGTTTGTATCTCTTTCACTATCGTTACTGTTTCAGACTAACTCCTGGGAGGGTTTCTGTAAATATTCAATGCAGCTTACATTGTCTGGAATGTGCTTGGCGTATGCGTTTCCTAACCACTTGTCCGGGGATGAAGAGGCAAAGGCGTGGCTCAGATACCCGGATAtatttgctgtgattactgtaTTGGGAAACAGATGAATGTTGAGCAGTACACAAGCCGGCGGACAGCACGCCGTTTGCTTGTGACGTTCCTGCAACTATGCAACTGTGGATTACCAGCGTGCGTTAACAGACTCTCTTTGCTTTTGTGCCTGTGGTTTGACACGCAGGCCAATCACAGTAGGAATCTAGTCTGTCTGTCATGTTGTCTGTGAGTCCACTAAAATGTGTTGGCTGTTACACGAGAACGCGGTGGTCTGCCAGAGCGATTGGCGGGACTAATTCAAATCATTTCCCACAGCATGAGTGGCATCTACTGTGTGACCACTAGGTTGGGTCTGTTCATTACAATTTGCCCTTTTGTCTTGTTCAGGGAATTCTAGAGccttatttcttttctttatttaagaTATCATGTTACAGGAGCCTTTCAAATCAGTGTAGTGGCATGTTATTTAACCAAAGCCATACCTTCTATAaattcttttgtctttctttccttttcactCAGAATGTCAGTCTATATGAATAGTGAGATTAAGCATTGTTAGTTTGattatgcaaataaattctgttttgcTATCAATTTGTCCGAgcgtgttttttgtgttttttttttatatatatttggtcTTAAAGTAACAATTGTTGTTTTACTAGCAACATTTAttgctacattttgttttgtttatctttgtGTATCTCAACACAGAGAATAAAAACTATAATATATCTGAAATAACTTGCATTTAAATTTCcgttaaataatttattgtattttgtttgggTGGGGGAATTATACAAAATAATCCCTaagaattgttgtttttgttagttttgatCAGAGAAGCTCTTAAGAAGAGATATTTCCAAAAAATTATGATagtctgtaaaacaaaaaatgctccACAACACGAGGAAAAGCTACGTGGAAAGTGACGAGGTCACATGCAggtggggttgtgttggctggAGAAACACCTCCATCTGCTGGATGAATGCTAGAATTGCAAGCACAAAATCCAGCGAAAGTTTATATTATAGAGAACATTAAATGCATTTAGTCATTTGTCCAAAACATATGtaataaattctgttttatttctttattttgcaagcttcacacatttcaaatacagtactggaaatagttttcttttatagAAAACAGACGTGTAGAAAACTGGACGTCACACACTGAAATGAGTGATTTCTCCTTGCCACTGACGTATCTCGATAGCACCGCTTGGTGGCAGCACTGAAACAGCGCTTTACCCAAGCAGACGAAGAAAATCCATTCTCTACTGTGATTGGACCAAATCGTGACGTATCCAACTGACGTAGCACCCGGAAGAATGACAAATGTTTATCGCTGAGGTTTCGGGGTAAGTCTTGATATTTTACTGAGTCTTCTTCAGGAATTGGAAAAGCTAACTTTATTCACCGCTGTCTTGTGGTCATTATTGCTGTCTGAGAAAACAGACCAAACTCTGTTCCTGTTAACAAACTCTGAAAGTTAGCCgaacttgtttgttttaattttagtcGTTAGTCCTGTTTTTGTTCGTGTGAGTGACTCCTCAGTTTACATTTATGGTTGCTGTTCTACAACATATTATGTTCATATATAAATCAGAAGTACATAAATTCAGCTTCCGTTCATAGTCTttataaatagaaaagaaagGTTACAAAAGAGgttaatttttaattgtttttatttttaaaagtgccATTTCTGCTCACGCgctctaaaataaaagaacccGAATGGTTAATaattatattcagtatttacattaGTTAATTTACTACTTCATAATGTAATATAACTCTGTTTACATTTGTAGTTTCCTTAATGCACAGATCACACACCACACATCGAAATGGCGTCATACTTTGATGAACATGACTGTGAGCCCACCAACCCTGAGGAGCAATATCGTCAGAACGCCCTGCTGGAGCTGGCCAGGTGAGATCCAACCTACCTGACTCACATCTTATACTGTAACTGTGACCTGCAGATTCTAGCTCTGGGATTGGTGTTTGTCTTCAGGTCCTTAATGCAGGGTTTGGACCTGATTGACTCCGGGGCATTCGACCTGTCAGACTGGGACCAGCGGCTTCCTCCCCCTGCTGCCAAAACTGCTGTTCAGACCCTCACTGTGGTTGTCATTTCCGCAGAACAAGCAGGTGACAGACATGTTGAAAAACGAGTTGAACGCATACGTTAAATGTGTGTTGGGACTCTGTAGAGAGAAAGTTTGAGGGATCATGGTGTTGAAAGCTGTTGGCTAGATGTTCTCTTGCGTATTTGAGGAGATTTAATTTGACTCTGTGTTCATGGCAGACAAAGGTTTGAAGTGTCCTGTGTGTTTGCTGGAGTTCGAGGAACAAGAGACGGTTCGAGAAATGCCTTGCAAACACCTCTTCCACTCAGGATGTATACTACCCTGGTTGGGCAAGGTAAAGCTCACAAATGtgcaatttattaattttttttttttttacacatttgaacAGCAGTTTGCATGAAATCCCTTTAAAGctttcacattttccacttttaaatCCTAGACTAACTCCTGTCCGCTTTGCCGACTTGAGTTACCGACTGACAATCCAGAGTATGAGGAGTTTAAAAAGGACAAGGTGAGCTGCTTGCTGAACTGTTTcgctttttgtcacattacaaccgtAATGTATTCCACTGGGGTTTTATGTCCTAAATATGAACATACATGACTTTAGAAATCCTTTTTGCAGTGGCTGTTATGCATTGATCCAGGACTAATAAACccacacaataaaataaaaagaacagtccaggcaaagtccagacataaattcACCAGAGAATCTTAGAGAattcttaaaaatgaaagttCAACATTTCTGTGCTACACCGGGTTGGATTTTGCGTCTTTTGCGGCACGCTGGATCCGTCAGGTGGAACAGTTGTTACTTCTGTTTTCAGTAGGACCTGAGGCGACTGTGGTTTTTGTCTTTcaggagagaagaaaacagagggaGCACCGACTTGAGGACCTGCATGGAGCCATGTACACCTGATGAAAGTGCTGAATGCTTCAAGAACAACAAGCTGCATTCAGCCCAACTCCATAAAGATAGAACCCTGTTTGATGTACTTAGACCATTTTGCTAcctacaagaaagaaagaaagaaaaaaaaaactcaaacaaatccaaaactttTCCACAGAACCTCTTCAACAGCCACTGACATCACTGGATGCTCCATTGTGTTAAAATgagagtttttattaaatggcACCGGCTTTGGGAACATAATAATGGAACATTtcaaatttgctttttttttatgcgATGTTTCCAAATGGAGCTGATAGCAGCTCTGActttaaattccttttttatttaaatttattaactTCTAATGTGCATAAAAGCTGTACTTATCaagtaaatggaaatgtttaggAAGAGGAAATGATCAGTGACTATTtgttatatataaaacaaaaaatgttttaacttggaaagctttttatttttccatgtgtATTTGTTTTGGCTATTAAAGCTATGcctaaaaagtcaaattaagtGAGgcatgtatatatatgtatacataatttttataaatttatgaGGTGAAATGAAATCATTTACCAAAGAAACTTGAGTCCCTTTTCTCATCACAAATGTATCATCAAATTTAGCGCACTAAGCTAAATTTAGttgatggggggggggaaaaaattcaacaaaaacagtttgataataacttctcattttttatttcatatttgaatataaatctctgtcaaaataaaaggcCTAAATGATAGACAAAAATCAgacatatttacagaatttataaaaggaaacaatttctgttgacttttttaaaattttatacaGGGGGTTTCTCTGATGCCTTCGTTAATATtctatatctttttttttttttttcaaatttacagGACGTAGGAAGAGAGTACATTTTATAGACATTTGGATCTGTGTTGCGAGTGTTGACGTAAAAGTCAGGCGGCCTTCTAAAACATAAGGCTCCACACAAAACCTTAGTGCACACAatgatctaaaaacaaaacaaaaaaaaaacaagaaaaagaaaaaatctccaCCTTTCATTGGATTATTTGGCATGTTGAATGGTTTTAATGGTACAGAAGCTGTTTCGGCCCTGGTGTTTGGGCTCACAAGCTGCCGTTTAAAGTCGCACGTTGAATTGGTTACAGTATGGCAAAAAAGGCTACAGCTaaacaaaagtcaaatataataataaaaagaaagtttcttAGGCAGAGTACATGGGATAAGGCTGAAAACAGTGCACTTCATACTAGCTCATACCGTCACatctgacacacacactcatataaacagaaagaaaactgtatACTCCAGTCTTTTTTTGGCATGGTTTTCTGCAGTCcaacaaaaatgtcaagttCAAACTTTTTGCACAGTAAGCGATGAAAGCGCAGTGTGCTCATTCAGCTTATGTAACAGCATAACCCCAGCTCTGTCACATTCTGACACTTGTGGACACAGCTGGAAAATACTGAACCTTCGACcacagaataagaaaaaaaataaaaaaaaataacaaaacaaaagaaaaatacttccAACAAGTTGGAAAGCTGGATCTCCCATCTTTCACATCAGACCCACAAAAGAGGTAGGAGACGTGACCGTTTGAAAATGCATATTGCTGGCATCCTGTGAGTTTGACGAAATGAAACGCATCAAGCggtagaccaaaaaaaaaaaaaaacagaacagagatTATAGATGTGTGCTTTATGAAACCTAGCAGTGAAAACTTTCATCTGAGCAAAACCTGTACAGGTTGTGACTCGGAGCGTTGCGGCAGTTTTCTTCTCGATAAACAAATCGGCTGCAGGAACCGATAAAAAAAGAAGGGTGGGGCGGGATACAACGTAGGTACAGCATGGTTTGAAGTCAGTCAACAACCTGTATGGCAGTGTCTCATTGTAACACTGTTGTGACAGCAccaattataaaaacatttaaataaaaataaattggaaaagGTTTCACACCCTAGAACTAGTTCACCTATAATCAACCAggactttaaatgtattttattgggactttttgtgataaagcaacacaaagtaaaagtTATCCCCCGCAGCCTCCCGTAAAAAGATCCACCTgtatttaattgcatttctgcATAAATGTCGATATTCCACTGCagaagtgactttttttcttttttacaaaaaaacaaatttttataaaaaatgtaaaaaaaaaaaaaaattgccaaaaattgtaaagctaaaactaaatatgattgtgacttttttttttggttgttgtttttacatgctcAACATTAATATCCTAAACATAGGCAAAGGAATAGATTTCTCCAGAAAATAGATTTGGAATTAATGTTAGATCTggaaaccaaataaataaataaaaaaagtgtcagtttcagaaattttacagTCAGTTGTCATAGGCAACATCACGGCCTGTCCTGGTCAAATTTGTACCGTTCTCTGTTTACAGCCAGGCGGCCGCACAAAATCATCAAGAgctgaaaataatgtttatttttaaactgctttgtGTCAATCTatcccataaaatcccaataaatccCATTGAATTTGGTAAACGTCTGAGGGGAGTGACTACTTTTGCAAATGTTGTgaagaaaatcttttgaaagGCTTCACAtgagcacataaaaaaaaaaaagacatttcttaaACTCGTATAAGGCTTCCAGGGATCCAGCCTGGAACGCAGCCAGTGTAAAGTGTCGGGACGAGAACCCTACAGCAAATACTGAAGTCAGATTGTAGTTTTGCCGTCACTCATTTCTAGCATCACATGTAGGCCACTGGAAACGTCGGTCTCACCTGGCAGCTCAAACACTCCGAGAAAGGCATTGCTCACCCCAGAGGAGTGGAAATTATCGGATGATTGTTGCTTTTGACATTTCATGTAACTttggattgaaaaaaaaaatcacttttcagCTTAAAGCGAGTCATTACAACAGAAAAGACCATCCAGTTTTGCACCGACATGAATAATGATTGAGACAAATCTAGAcgtgtatatttaaatatgtatagaaaaaaagagacattaaATTATAAGtgcaatcaaatcaaagcagatgAATTTAATGGTTATATGCCTTTCAAATTATTAATGCATGATTGATCAAATTAGACCGTAAAGCTTACAGTCTGTAAAATATACTATAGCTATTCACTTCGCAACattcattattttctctttttgttttacgatgcaaaaaaaaaaccaaacaaataaactCGTTTTGTTCCGTTCAGGAGCAGTGCCGTGCAGAGATAAGCAAAAGGCCAAAAGAGGAGGACCGCGCAAAGCGTTGGACTGGAGAgtcagaggagaggagaggggggaacaaaaatgacttttgaGGGTGGTAGGaacttttgtcttttgaaaCCAAGAACCCAGGGGGACCGATTTTTAGAGACGAACACCATGCAGAGTCGTCAACTTTAACCGCCGTCTTGGAAAACATTCACGGTTCCAGTTTTCGAGCTGGCTCCAAACATTCAACGTAATCTGCTATGAGAACTGAGAAGGGAggagaaaaaccaaaacaaaacaaaggccGTAGAGCATTATGGGTAGAAATACCTGGTGTCGCTGAGGTTACAGTTATACAAATTTGCTCTCTTGCTTCACATGCTGCCAGTGGAGCACCTCtgcagtgactttttttttctgttttgtttttttttccagacggAGCTACAACATAGCTATGCTCTCTGGGGTGCAGTTGAGGTGTGTGGACGTGCTGCTGCCGCCGGGGGACTTCAGGCCCTTGGTGGCCCCGCCCAGCGTCGACGCCCTGGACATGGGGTCCATGATGACCCCCGAGCCGTGCTGGCTCTGCTGCAGGCCGGCCATCATGGTCTCGGTGGTGACGGTGCCGAACTCGTAGGTGAAGGTGCCGTAGAAGACCAGGATGTCCACGGTGAAGACCCACTCGCAGATGGCGGCGGCGTGCTGCAGGACGAAGCTTTCGTGGATGAAGAAGATGCCGCCTGGAGGGAGGACGGGTTAAGGAGGACAGACGCTTTCCTGCAGGGACTCGGCAGGAAGATGAGGCCATTATCCCCTCTACAGCGTGGTGGACAGCCTGAGACAGACAGCCTCTAGAGACGTacgttttaaatgttgaatatgTATTTGGTAATGTACTGAGTAACATGTGTAGGACTATCCCTGCTCATTGTTAGTTATTAttgctgtttgtttattcttactactttatttattttagtttttattgtgtaCCATGCTGGGACCAAcaaaaatccccccccccccccattaagggatcaataaagtattatcTTGTTTTCTTATCTTATTTCTTGGTCTTATTCTGCTGGTTTGAAACTCGGCAGACGTCGAATGAACTTGCTGCTTCCGGCAGTTTTAGAACGGCCTCTTCCTGGAAACTAACGCAGAGCTGGAAAAACATCGTAGAGATGGACAGAGGGTTGCTAATCGCTAATGCTAACTCAGCAGATGGACTGACGGAGTGACACACAGAACCGTCAACGAACTTCTGAGCACGTTGAGAAAAGTTATGCTATTCCTAAATTAAGCCGTTGGTTCAACTACAGAATTTATGCCGACAGACAACTGAGGTGGTCACAATAGTGACAGCTAGCATGAAGAATAATGAACTACCAAGGCCGCAAACATCCCTGATGAATAAATCAAACGCACCCTTGCACACAACATGTGAAACTTGCATTAAGGGTCAACTCCTGAGTCTTTAAAGGTCAAATCCCAATGGTTTCTGTCAGCCCAACCGATGGCAGGTTTACAGAGGATACTGAGGACCAGGGAGACCATGGCTCCCAGCGCCAGAGCCACCCGGAAGTGAGCCATCCAGTAGTCCAGGGTGGTCATGGCCACTCGGTAGGTGAGGACGCACTGCAAGCACACAAACAGCAGTCCTGCAGGAAACGCCACACCAGCACCCACATAATGGAGAGATTTGGCGTGATCAACCTGTcggacagaaaaacaaacgttTCATACCAACTACAGGATCTCAGTCGGTTAAGTCaagtgtcctgcatgtttttaatgtgttcttAGGTCAGGACACCTTCCTGCATCATGTGCAACCTCTGAGGACTAGAGTCAGACTTCCCTGGTTTAAAGTGTACATAAAAATGTACGTGTTGCTCAGGATTACCTGGAAGTTTCCAACCATGACCAGACCGACGGCGTTGGTGCAGCCAGACACCAGTGCGCTGGTGTTGACCCAACACTGGTGGCTGTGTTCGATCACCTGAGCATAGCGCAGGAAGCACACCATCACCACTGCGGGgaggaaaagagaaatgttCGTTAAAAACAAACTCGAAACCTTTTAATAAGATTGTATTAATCCTTGGTTTCACACTTGATAGTATGGTAGACTTGGTTCGATCGGAGAACAAAACTGCGACATTTGTTACGTTTTTAGCTGGTACTGTTTGCTTTCTCACTGCTCTGTgtgaaaccaaacaaacaagtttgaaagacctgttcacctcctcgcctgtggtggcgctgcatcaagaactactgaaggaaacgacacaaaaacctctgaagaagacattgagctcaacttccttcttcttGAAACGGAactggagtagcgtcagatgtTAGCGGTCGTAGGAtttcgtttttgttttgaaaagaccacgagccatttgTCCCGCTAGCGCTAGACACACGTGTTGGtttaggttgtatttacccagaatgccctgtgctgtagtccacttcctgcttttggcattcacatatgcagagtttgttttttaggTTCGAGTTCGATTAGGCAATCATGTAGtaatcatttcattgttttgggGGTGGAGGGGTAACATAACACCAAGTtattaaaggaataaaaatgaatgaatggctGCCAGGTAGTAGCTTCCATCCTTCTGCTGATGCAAGACTATCTGATACGTTTCTCCAAAGCAGGCAATGGCTGTGTTCTCCCAGCCATTGATCCATCTAAAGGCAGAACGGAGCAGCTTTCTTGGCAGCTGTGCCATCTGTGTTTGAAAACAATAACCTTCCTGAATCACACCGACAAGAGAACCAGAAGCTTGACCCAAAAGACGCTGAAATTTGGAGCAGCGAGAGAAAGGACCCGTGAAGAGAAATGCTAATTAAAGGACAGCAGACTACAAGGAGGGCGGATAAACAGAAAACCAGCTGGGAAGGAGAGGTGACTGGAATGATCAAAACAGCTGGAGTGAGGCAATCAGGACCAGCGAGGGGGAAAAGTGGGCCAGAAGTGACTGGTGTTTAAGACAAGAcaagagggagaggaggagtaATGGATGAAGGCCCCGAAAGGTGCAGgcaggggaagaaaaaaaatagaaaatagacatggggaagtggaaggaaagctGCATTCATTATTGATTAGACAGCAGCCATATCTGGAAGTCCCATGTCTATTGGCTGAAGTCTGGAGGTACCAGGCAGAATGACTGCAACCAGAGGAGACATTCAGTACTTTGCATCTCAAAATATATTGCCCTATTTCAGATTAGCAATGAGCAAacagttctgtttttacatAACAGTGATTGTGATTCCCCAAGAGGACGCAGCTTAGAGGATGGAGGCAACTGGGACAGTTTCACATTTGCACACCGGCGCCtctaaaatcacacattttttgattgatttaaaattgGTTTAGATCAAAAATTATTGTGCGGGTGAAAAATTGAAACAAGGCGGCTGCGCTCAGAAATGATTAACCCCACCGCTTCTGTAAAACCACATAATTATTGATCAGTTAGCTGCCGCCGCCAAGGAAAACACCTGACGAAGCATTAACATCCATTTGCAGTTATGCTAAGCTAACTGCCTGTCACGTAAATCCGTAAACAATCTTTAGGACGCCAGTCCAACCCACTTGGTCTCTTGGTTAATGCGCCGCTATCCAACCCCGTCCTCAAACTCGGTAAACCAGAGCAATCAGAGTCAGTCGAAGCGCGTCGGTCTTAATGAATTATTCCAGGCGCTCTTCCCCGACCACGTTCCATTTTCCCAACACGTTTAGCTTAAAACTGAATTTGTGCGTCTGTGATCAATAAGGCCTTTTACAGCCTGGGCAGCAGCTCCTTTCACCAGGCTGAATGAATGGAGACGAGGCAGCCGCATCAGCAGAAATGTGATCAGGAACACAAACACAAGGACAGAACATGTAGAGAAGGGCGTCCAAAGCGCGGCCCCCCGGGGCCCAATTGCGGCCCCTTTACTGATTCTCTGTGGCCCAGAACAGGTGGTTGACgcagactttttttcttaaaaaatggggcaaaattattacagaaattaacattttctatcAGGGGAAAATCTTAAGTACAATgcaaagtatttgtcttttaacaatcatgttttgtgttttttctttaatttcata
The genomic region above belongs to Xiphophorus maculatus strain JP 163 A chromosome 12, X_maculatus-5.0-male, whole genome shotgun sequence and contains:
- the rnf181 gene encoding E3 ubiquitin-protein ligase RNF181, which codes for MASYFDEHDCEPTNPEEQYRQNALLELARSLMQGLDLIDSGAFDLSDWDQRLPPPAAKTAVQTLTVVVISAEQADKGLKCPVCLLEFEEQETVREMPCKHLFHSGCILPWLGKTNSCPLCRLELPTDNPEYEEFKKDKERRKQREHRLEDLHGAMYT
- the tmem150a gene encoding transmembrane protein 150A codes for the protein MTAWIVLPVSLAAFSITGIWIVYAMAVMNHHVCPVENWSYNVTCTEESPRPGFPKTCCTIQDIPLISKCGSFPPESCLFSLIGNVGAFMVVMVCFLRYAQVIEHSHQCWVNTSALVSGCTNAVGLVMVGNFQVDHAKSLHYVGAGVAFPAGLLFVCLQCVLTYRVAMTTLDYWMAHFRVALALGAMVSLVLSGIFFIHESFVLQHAAAICEWVFTVDILVFYGTFTYEFGTVTTETMMAGLQQSQHGSGVIMDPMSRASTLGGATKGLKSPGGSSTSTHLNCTPESIAML